Proteins encoded by one window of Chryseobacterium foetidum:
- a CDS encoding HIT family protein — MSSIFTKIINGEIPAYKIAEDENFIAFLDAMPLVKGHTLVIPKKEVDLIFDLESEEYKNLWAFAQKVAKKVKNAIPCMRVGVAVVGLEVPHAHIHLIPLNKVEDMNFKNERLKLSSEEYTEIQNSIINS, encoded by the coding sequence ATGAGTTCAATATTTACAAAAATCATCAACGGAGAAATTCCTGCATACAAAATAGCTGAAGATGAAAATTTCATCGCATTTCTGGATGCTATGCCTTTGGTGAAAGGTCATACTTTGGTAATTCCTAAAAAAGAAGTTGATCTGATTTTTGATCTTGAAAGCGAAGAATATAAAAACCTCTGGGCTTTTGCTCAGAAAGTTGCCAAAAAGGTAAAAAATGCAATTCCCTGTATGCGTGTTGGTGTAGCAGTTGTAGGGCTTGAAGTTCCTCATGCTCACATTCATCTGATTCCTTTAAACAAAGTAGAAGATATGAACTTCAAAAATGAAAGACTCAAGCTGTCATCTGAAGAATATACCGAAATTCAAAATTCAATTATTAATTCTTAA
- the clpX gene encoding ATP-dependent Clp protease ATP-binding subunit ClpX, whose amino-acid sequence MNPNQCSFCGRKRNEVQMLVSGQNGFICESCIEQAHSIVKETASTDSALSPAERMEDLKKPKEIKEFLNQYVIGQDQAKKQLAIAVYNHYKRLLHAQTENREVELEKSNIIMIGETGTGKTLLAKTIAKELNVPFCIVDATILTEAGYVGEDVESILSRLLMVADYDVEKAEKGIVFIDEIDKIARKSDNPSITRDVSGEGVQQGLLKLLEGSIVNVPPQGGRKHPDQKYIQVNTQNILFIAGGAFDGIKEIIERRMNKQAIGFSAEKINKVDEDEYILRSINAIDLRTFGLIPELLGRFPIITYLEKLTKETMIQIMKEPKNSIVNQFIELFKMDGTKLEFTDAAIEKIVDDTMEKGLGARGLRGTTEKVLEDYMFSVGEQDEIILT is encoded by the coding sequence ATGAATCCAAACCAATGTTCTTTCTGTGGAAGAAAAAGAAATGAAGTACAGATGCTGGTTTCCGGGCAGAATGGTTTTATTTGCGAAAGCTGCATCGAGCAGGCGCATTCTATCGTAAAGGAGACTGCGTCTACAGACTCTGCATTGTCTCCCGCAGAACGTATGGAAGATTTAAAAAAGCCTAAAGAGATCAAAGAATTTCTCAATCAATATGTAATTGGTCAGGATCAGGCGAAAAAGCAGCTTGCGATAGCTGTTTACAATCATTATAAAAGGTTGCTTCACGCACAGACAGAAAACCGTGAGGTAGAACTTGAAAAGTCAAACATCATCATGATTGGCGAAACAGGAACGGGCAAAACGCTTTTGGCTAAAACAATTGCCAAAGAACTGAATGTACCTTTCTGTATCGTTGATGCAACAATTTTAACTGAAGCTGGTTATGTAGGCGAAGATGTTGAAAGTATTCTTTCCAGATTGCTGATGGTAGCTGATTACGATGTTGAAAAAGCAGAAAAAGGAATTGTTTTTATCGATGAAATCGACAAAATTGCAAGAAAATCAGATAATCCGAGTATTACAAGAGATGTTTCAGGAGAGGGAGTGCAGCAGGGATTGCTTAAGCTTTTAGAAGGAAGTATTGTGAATGTACCGCCACAAGGGGGAAGAAAGCATCCTGACCAGAAATACATTCAGGTCAATACGCAAAATATTCTTTTCATAGCAGGTGGTGCTTTTGACGGCATCAAAGAAATTATTGAGAGAAGAATGAATAAGCAGGCGATTGGTTTCAGTGCGGAAAAAATCAATAAAGTAGATGAAGATGAATATATTTTGAGAAGCATCAACGCTATTGATCTTCGTACTTTTGGTCTGATTCCCGAGCTTTTGGGTAGGTTTCCAATTATCACTTATTTGGAAAAACTGACAAAGGAGACGATGATTCAGATTATGAAAGAACCGAAAAATTCTATTGTAAATCAATTTATTGAGCTCTTCAAAATGGATGGTACGAAACTTGAATTCACTGATGCGGCAATTGAGAAAATTGTAGATGACACCATGGAGAAAGGTCTTGGCGCGAGAGGTCTCCGCGGAACTACAGAAAAGGTTTTAGAGGATTATATGTTCAGTGTAGGTGAACAGGACGAGATCATATTAACATAA
- a CDS encoding T9SS type A sorting domain-containing protein, with protein MKKNLLTVGLLAIAYSVQAQSTVLNVGNTAKMYISKNTLVYNGGSVRLVGNGLVENHGNVMIVGTSGDTFTTVTTAGANKTPDANATTGIYATAATPNFINKLNEPGNYGLRNKPDVASTPAIDESQVYTYGQLYIRGLAQGDIQGYVDQEHTNVNHGAYQQIGMPFFNKAYSTLSTELGKTFTANRGSQNDIHNWNNPNVVFDHVTNFSAVANPRSYMILGNKPDATVINFNTVKTFKGRPVSDLAAEMPAMTLADAGANVTFGAAGGNYNQYNEKYYSYLQDGFHTSTGGTVWQGNYGKNIYQYSNPFLTNLDLSGIAATNGADPDGDGNQLGANFQGVRLEVAGVSYSANGGGSTSYKYVSRDTTTGKLIVGDSEFLNVRPMGTFVLKFTSPTSNTLNFQTLRRFNYLPRTGDSYSVTAAKNMNVGTTKQLTVIALNSAGAEIGRTYYVVSPNASTGNSQNAKMQVNAFSEYPIGTYEEDPAGGYDYNFTNSYWLYINEANESNFLGKNIKLVKYNANVTSYKFEIKEDGVLIADDAHALSSGTGFYFKPSNGTVQQAKQGNVVPASHAEFDLYYGAPNNLVLGTAETKTPSRTMVIFVPDINDYVVRFDPNWKKADITVYDMSGKLVLSKKDVKTDRDFVIDLDDNLKNGYIVNILSDNGEKVATKILK; from the coding sequence ATGAAAAAAAATTTATTAACTGTAGGACTATTGGCTATAGCTTATTCTGTTCAGGCGCAGAGTACAGTCCTTAACGTAGGAAACACCGCTAAGATGTACATTAGCAAAAACACTTTAGTTTATAATGGCGGAAGTGTAAGGCTTGTAGGTAACGGTCTTGTAGAAAACCACGGTAATGTAATGATTGTTGGTACATCTGGTGATACCTTCACCACTGTTACAACTGCCGGGGCTAATAAAACTCCGGATGCAAATGCAACGACTGGAATTTACGCAACAGCTGCAACTCCCAACTTTATCAATAAGCTAAACGAACCGGGTAATTATGGTCTAAGAAACAAACCAGATGTTGCCAGCACGCCGGCAATAGATGAATCTCAGGTTTATACTTATGGTCAGTTATACATTCGAGGATTAGCACAAGGTGATATTCAGGGATACGTAGATCAAGAGCATACAAATGTTAATCATGGTGCTTATCAACAGATTGGAATGCCATTTTTCAACAAGGCTTACTCTACTTTGAGTACTGAATTAGGTAAAACTTTTACAGCTAATAGAGGGTCACAGAATGATATTCATAATTGGAATAATCCAAATGTAGTATTTGATCACGTAACAAACTTTTCTGCGGTTGCAAATCCGAGGTCTTATATGATTTTAGGTAATAAACCAGATGCAACTGTAATAAACTTTAATACTGTAAAAACATTTAAAGGGAGACCAGTGTCCGATTTAGCTGCAGAAATGCCCGCTATGACGCTTGCTGATGCAGGTGCTAACGTTACGTTTGGAGCTGCTGGTGGAAACTATAATCAGTATAACGAAAAATATTATTCTTACTTGCAGGATGGTTTCCATACCTCTACGGGAGGGACAGTGTGGCAGGGTAATTATGGGAAAAATATTTATCAGTACAGTAATCCATTTCTTACAAACTTAGATCTTTCAGGAATTGCTGCAACAAATGGTGCTGATCCCGATGGAGACGGAAATCAACTAGGGGCAAATTTTCAAGGTGTCAGACTTGAGGTTGCAGGTGTCTCATATTCAGCCAATGGCGGGGGATCTACCAGTTATAAATATGTTTCAAGAGATACAACGACAGGAAAACTTATCGTTGGGGACTCTGAATTCTTGAATGTAAGACCAATGGGTACTTTCGTTCTCAAATTTACTTCTCCTACATCCAATACTTTGAATTTTCAGACGCTTCGGAGATTTAATTATCTGCCGAGAACAGGTGATAGCTACAGTGTAACCGCTGCTAAGAATATGAATGTGGGTACAACCAAGCAGCTTACAGTAATTGCATTAAATTCAGCTGGTGCAGAAATTGGTCGTACTTACTATGTTGTATCACCTAATGCATCGACTGGAAACTCGCAAAATGCTAAAATGCAGGTAAATGCATTTTCTGAATATCCAATTGGTACGTATGAAGAAGATCCTGCAGGAGGGTATGATTATAATTTTACAAATTCATACTGGTTATATATAAATGAAGCTAACGAAAGTAACTTCTTAGGAAAAAATATTAAGTTAGTGAAATATAATGCTAATGTTACTTCCTATAAATTTGAAATAAAAGAAGATGGAGTCTTGATTGCGGATGATGCACATGCGTTATCTTCTGGAACTGGTTTCTATTTTAAGCCATCAAACGGAACGGTTCAGCAAGCCAAACAAGGGAATGTAGTTCCAGCTTCTCATGCTGAGTTTGATCTATATTATGGAGCGCCAAATAATCTTGTTCTGGGAACTGCTGAGACTAAAACACCTTCAAGAACAATGGTAATTTTCGTACCAGATATTAATGACTATGTTGTTAGATTTGATCCTAACTGGAAAAAGGCAGATATTACAGTTTATGACATGAGCGGTAAGCTTGTTCTATCTAAAAAGGATGTGAAAACCGATCGTGATTTTGTTATCGATTTAGATGACAATTTGAAAAACGGTTACATTGTAAACATTCTTTCTGATAACGGTGAAAAAGTAGCAACTAAGATCTTAAAATAA
- a CDS encoding signal peptidase, whose product MKIQNKFLALVITLSALIKVTAQPGGSGPPPDGGGGGTTPGVQSIPVDMYVYALAVFAIMLVVFFAKKYKSQKI is encoded by the coding sequence ATGAAAATCCAAAATAAATTTTTAGCTTTAGTAATAACGCTCTCTGCATTAATAAAAGTTACAGCTCAGCCAGGAGGAAGCGGGCCGCCACCTGATGGAGGAGGTGGAGGAACAACTCCAGGTGTGCAGTCTATCCCTGTCGATATGTACGTTTACGCACTTGCTGTTTTTGCAATAATGTTGGTTGTATTTTTTGCAAAGAAATACAAGTCTCAAAAAATATAA
- a CDS encoding TlpA family protein disulfide reductase, which translates to MKKIFATAVFFTAFSINAQFVVTIKAPANFREQEAILYTLNGSKDIVFTKETAKKNVWTFKYPKNYVGMMKVFLPNTNNSFNFISENKNVEITLETEGDKVKNINYLDEANSLMNSIQEGSQKKEMILPALIQIKEYYKGASDFGKALDSEIAKLSNKSASDFSTHPFISYYNTNYNKFLVAENSKNIKQEDIINFIDKSTDMLETSSLLRPVLVSYLNVGGNNNVTASVDKLLETLKVETPRGQTVLSELIDIFDAYDMKEFKTKYLTQAKNLKCTITDRLAATLKTNANVEIGATFPGYNFYSVTNTKAKTLADVKADKKIIVFWSSTCSHCESELPQLLPKYQEMKSKNIEIIGLSLDTDKDAYTKKIAAFPWINDSELKGWNSSYGEKYNIHATPTYFILDANNKIISKPDHVGDVLEYLKLK; encoded by the coding sequence ATGAAAAAGATTTTCGCAACAGCAGTTTTCTTTACTGCTTTTAGTATAAACGCTCAGTTCGTAGTCACTATCAAAGCACCTGCAAACTTCAGGGAACAGGAGGCAATTCTATATACTTTAAACGGTTCGAAAGATATTGTTTTTACCAAAGAAACAGCTAAAAAAAATGTCTGGACTTTTAAATATCCTAAGAATTATGTGGGAATGATGAAAGTCTTTCTGCCGAATACAAACAACAGTTTTAATTTTATTTCAGAAAATAAAAATGTAGAAATCACGCTCGAAACTGAGGGCGATAAAGTAAAAAACATAAATTATCTTGATGAAGCCAACTCTCTGATGAATTCCATTCAGGAGGGCTCGCAGAAAAAGGAGATGATTTTACCTGCATTGATTCAGATCAAAGAGTATTATAAAGGAGCAAGTGATTTCGGAAAAGCCTTGGATTCTGAGATTGCAAAACTTTCCAATAAATCAGCTTCTGATTTTTCCACACATCCTTTCATCAGCTATTACAATACCAATTACAATAAGTTTTTAGTTGCAGAAAACTCTAAAAACATTAAGCAGGAAGATATTATCAATTTCATTGATAAGTCGACTGATATGCTTGAAACATCTTCTTTATTAAGACCGGTTTTGGTTTCTTATCTAAATGTGGGAGGTAATAATAACGTAACTGCTTCAGTAGATAAACTTCTTGAAACATTAAAAGTAGAAACGCCAAGAGGACAAACCGTTCTATCTGAGTTGATCGATATTTTTGATGCTTACGACATGAAGGAATTTAAAACTAAATACCTCACGCAGGCAAAAAATTTGAAGTGTACCATCACAGACCGTTTGGCAGCAACATTAAAAACCAATGCAAATGTTGAAATCGGAGCTACATTTCCAGGATATAATTTTTATTCTGTTACCAATACAAAAGCAAAAACCCTGGCAGATGTAAAAGCAGACAAAAAGATTATTGTTTTTTGGTCTTCCACTTGCTCACACTGTGAAAGCGAACTTCCTCAGTTACTGCCAAAATATCAGGAAATGAAGTCTAAAAACATCGAAATTATCGGCCTTTCTTTAGATACAGATAAAGATGCTTATACAAAAAAGATAGCAGCATTCCCTTGGATCAACGATTCAGAATTGAAAGGCTGGAACAGCAGTTATGGTGAGAAATATAATATTCATGCAACACCTACCTATTTTATTTTGGATGCTAATAACAAGATTATCAGTAAGCCAGATCACGTAGGTGATGTTTTGGAATATTTAAAGCTAAAATAA
- a CDS encoding rhamnogalacturonidase produces the protein MIFKNRIIHIFSFAFIFLFTSAMKSQDKWPDGSKIDKWFKDNKPTDINKLGKKYILTANGMKNDSTILQTKQLQAVIDLAAKNGGGVVVVPKGTFLISSVFFKQGTHLHLENGAKLKGSDDINDFPVVTTRMEGQTVKYFPALINADGLDGFTISGKGTLDGNGLRFWKSFWKRREWNPKCTNMDEMRPRIIYVSNSKNVQVEGITIKNSPFWSTHYYKSDFVKLLNLTILAPKEPVKAPSTDAVDIDACTNFLIKNCYMSVNDDAIALKGGKGPKADTDPNNGENRNILIEDNSFGFCHSVLTCGSESIHNYNVILRNSKVKDASRLLHLKMRPDTPQHYEYLTVDNISGNVKTFIYVKGWNQFFDLKGEERPRKGLANNITIKNIDLSCETAFSIEKSDLFDLKDFTFENFKIKALKPEMQNLNHIQNLKQKNINVTQVASLTQSYDKKDDSDISAK, from the coding sequence ATGATTTTTAAAAATAGAATTATCCATATTTTTTCCTTTGCATTTATCTTCCTTTTTACATCCGCAATGAAAAGTCAGGACAAATGGCCAGACGGATCCAAGATTGACAAATGGTTCAAAGATAACAAACCCACAGACATCAACAAATTAGGCAAAAAATATATACTTACGGCCAACGGTATGAAGAACGACAGTACAATTCTTCAGACAAAACAGCTTCAGGCAGTCATTGATTTGGCAGCGAAAAATGGCGGTGGAGTTGTCGTGGTTCCAAAAGGTACATTTCTCATCAGTTCAGTTTTCTTCAAGCAGGGAACGCATTTGCATCTGGAAAATGGCGCAAAATTGAAAGGCAGCGATGATATCAACGACTTTCCAGTGGTTACGACAAGAATGGAAGGACAAACCGTGAAATATTTTCCGGCTTTGATTAACGCTGATGGATTGGATGGTTTCACTATTTCAGGAAAAGGAACTTTAGACGGAAACGGACTTCGTTTCTGGAAATCATTCTGGAAAAGACGCGAGTGGAATCCTAAATGCACCAATATGGACGAGATGAGACCAAGAATTATCTACGTTTCAAATTCTAAAAATGTTCAGGTGGAAGGAATTACCATTAAAAATTCCCCTTTCTGGAGCACACATTATTACAAAAGTGATTTCGTTAAATTGTTAAATCTGACGATTCTTGCTCCGAAAGAACCGGTAAAAGCACCGAGTACAGATGCGGTTGATATCGATGCGTGTACCAATTTCTTAATTAAAAATTGCTATATGTCAGTGAATGATGACGCAATCGCTTTGAAAGGTGGAAAAGGTCCAAAAGCTGATACAGACCCGAACAATGGTGAAAACAGAAATATCCTTATCGAAGACAATAGCTTCGGATTTTGCCACAGTGTTTTGACTTGCGGAAGTGAATCGATTCATAATTACAATGTGATTTTAAGAAATTCTAAAGTGAAAGATGCTTCAAGATTATTACATTTAAAAATGCGTCCTGACACGCCTCAACACTATGAATATTTAACGGTCGATAATATTTCAGGAAATGTAAAAACCTTCATCTATGTAAAAGGCTGGAACCAGTTTTTTGATTTAAAAGGTGAAGAAAGACCAAGAAAAGGATTGGCAAATAACATCACCATTAAAAATATTGATTTAAGTTGTGAAACGGCTTTCTCCATTGAAAAATCAGATTTATTTGATTTAAAAGATTTCACTTTCGAAAATTTTAAAATCAAAGCATTAAAACCTGAAATGCAAAATCTGAATCACATTCAGAATTTAAAGCAAAAAAATATCAATGTGACGCAGGTGGCTTCTCTCACGCAATCTTACGACAAAAAAGACGATTCCGATATTTCTGCTAAATGA
- a CDS encoding glycoside hydrolase family 2 protein, whose protein sequence is MSFYSKIFVLLCFCSQFLHSQSREIQFLSGTDSGHTKEWDFWITGGRKSGNWDKIQVPSQWEQQGFGSYNYGRDYVTYGKNFKFNDETGLYKHKFTVPNSWKGKSINIVFEGSMTDTEVKINGKLAGAIHQGAFYEFKYDISDKLIFGKENILEVKVSKMSADKSVNNAERLADYWVLGGIFRPVYLEANPKENISWTAIDAKADGTFRSDIHLKGIQSANNVKVEIFDIKNNLVGESQITIQKGDTLKQIQFSVKNPKVWTAETPSLYKAKFSLNKNRKKIFQTEEIFGFRTIEIKKGDGIYVNGTKIKMKGINRHVWWPETGRAVNKNIDLMDVQLIKEMNMNAVRCAHYPPNKSFLQICDSLGLYVLDELAGWQKKYSTEVGKKLVKEMVTRDANHPSIIFWSNGNEGGHNFDLDAEYAKYDLSNRPVIHAHHKPGNAFNGIDCNHYEDYYSTKKILEGENIYMPTEFLHAQDDGGGGTSLADYWELHWNSQKGAGGFLWAFADEGLVRTDFNNQLDVNAINAPDGVVGPHREKEGNFYAIREIYSPVKIDLKSLPNDFNGNIPIENRYHFTNLDECQFEWKLVKFKTPFSSESGFDLIEKGKAESPNIKPTEKGNIKLNLPTNWKESEAITLTATDSFGKEIYTWTWKIKSNDEISKQFSKSLIKEFPVSVIENDSLFILKSDEKEFSFGKKDGLLKSVILDKKGKKMTFQNGPIFVNGKMELSSIKSFTEGQNQVIQISYKDGKKAVWKLNPNGILELNYEYSLSGDYQFSGVSFDYPENYVINAKWLGKGPYHVWKNRTQGQTYNVWQNLKNSTRTGFSPWIYPEFKGYFDDVSWLQLNTAEGKITIGTKEEKMFVRLFDFYGIYGGEGYPKLPTGNISFLDAIPPLGTALAFNINNDTATLGPESEPNHLNGTFKRTLYFYFGLPDLGDENKQFTMPKENILTD, encoded by the coding sequence ATGAGTTTTTATTCCAAAATATTCGTTCTTTTATGCTTTTGCTCACAGTTTCTGCATTCTCAATCTAGGGAAATCCAATTCCTGAGCGGGACAGATTCTGGGCACACCAAAGAATGGGATTTTTGGATAACCGGCGGACGAAAATCTGGAAACTGGGACAAAATTCAGGTTCCTTCACAATGGGAACAGCAGGGATTTGGTTCGTACAACTACGGGCGGGATTACGTAACCTACGGCAAAAATTTTAAATTTAACGACGAAACAGGTCTCTACAAACACAAATTTACCGTTCCGAATTCGTGGAAGGGAAAAAGCATCAACATCGTTTTTGAAGGTTCTATGACTGACACCGAAGTGAAAATCAACGGCAAGTTGGCTGGAGCAATTCATCAGGGTGCTTTTTATGAATTTAAATATGATATTTCTGATAAATTAATCTTTGGAAAAGAAAATATTCTCGAAGTCAAAGTTTCCAAAATGTCTGCAGATAAATCGGTGAACAACGCAGAACGTTTAGCGGATTATTGGGTTTTAGGAGGAATTTTCAGACCGGTTTATTTGGAAGCTAATCCTAAAGAAAATATCTCGTGGACAGCTATTGATGCCAAAGCAGATGGAACTTTCCGTTCGGATATTCATTTAAAAGGAATCCAATCTGCCAATAATGTAAAGGTCGAAATCTTTGATATTAAAAATAATTTGGTTGGAGAATCTCAGATTACCATTCAAAAAGGAGATACTTTAAAGCAGATTCAGTTTTCTGTTAAAAATCCAAAAGTCTGGACAGCCGAAACGCCTAGTTTATACAAAGCGAAATTCAGTTTAAATAAAAACAGAAAAAAAATCTTCCAAACCGAAGAAATATTCGGTTTCCGAACGATTGAAATCAAAAAAGGCGACGGCATTTACGTCAACGGAACTAAAATCAAAATGAAAGGCATCAACCGTCACGTTTGGTGGCCTGAAACGGGACGAGCTGTCAACAAAAACATCGATTTGATGGACGTTCAGCTCATCAAAGAAATGAATATGAATGCCGTTCGATGTGCTCATTATCCACCGAATAAATCGTTTCTGCAAATTTGTGATTCGCTGGGCTTATATGTTTTGGATGAACTCGCTGGCTGGCAAAAAAAATACAGCACTGAAGTTGGGAAAAAGCTCGTGAAAGAAATGGTTACAAGAGATGCCAATCATCCTTCCATTATTTTCTGGAGCAACGGAAATGAAGGCGGACATAATTTTGATTTGGATGCAGAATATGCAAAATATGACCTGTCAAATCGTCCTGTCATCCACGCGCATCACAAGCCGGGAAATGCTTTCAACGGAATCGACTGTAATCATTACGAAGATTATTACAGCACAAAAAAGATTCTCGAAGGCGAAAATATTTATATGCCGACCGAGTTTCTGCACGCTCAGGATGACGGCGGTGGCGGGACGTCATTGGCCGATTACTGGGAACTTCACTGGAATTCCCAAAAAGGCGCTGGCGGTTTTCTCTGGGCGTTTGCGGATGAAGGTTTGGTGCGAACAGATTTTAACAATCAACTTGATGTGAATGCAATTAATGCTCCGGATGGAGTGGTGGGTCCACATCGTGAAAAAGAGGGAAATTTTTACGCAATACGGGAAATTTACAGTCCGGTAAAAATTGATTTGAAATCTTTGCCAAACGATTTTAATGGAAATATTCCTATTGAAAACCGATATCATTTTACGAATTTAGATGAATGTCAGTTTGAATGGAAACTGGTTAAATTTAAAACACCATTTTCATCAGAATCCGGATTTGATTTGATTGAAAAAGGAAAAGCTGAATCTCCGAATATTAAACCAACAGAAAAAGGGAATATTAAATTAAATCTTCCAACTAATTGGAAAGAAAGTGAAGCTATAACGCTGACTGCGACCGATTCTTTTGGAAAAGAAATTTATACCTGGACTTGGAAAATTAAATCGAATGATGAAATTTCAAAACAGTTTTCTAAATCTTTAATCAAAGAATTTCCGGTATCGGTGATTGAAAATGACTCATTATTTATTTTAAAATCAGACGAAAAAGAATTTTCATTCGGGAAAAAAGATGGATTATTAAAGTCAGTTATTTTAGATAAAAAAGGCAAAAAAATGACTTTCCAGAACGGACCGATTTTCGTGAATGGAAAAATGGAATTATCGTCCATAAAATCCTTTACAGAAGGACAAAATCAGGTTATTCAAATTTCTTACAAGGACGGGAAAAAAGCCGTTTGGAAACTGAATCCCAACGGGATTTTAGAATTAAATTATGAATATTCTTTGTCGGGAGATTATCAATTTTCAGGCGTAAGTTTCGATTATCCTGAAAATTATGTCATCAACGCAAAATGGCTCGGTAAAGGTCCATATCACGTTTGGAAAAACCGAACTCAGGGACAGACTTACAACGTCTGGCAGAACTTGAAAAACTCCACCCGAACAGGTTTTTCACCTTGGATTTATCCTGAGTTTAAAGGATATTTCGATGATGTTTCATGGTTGCAATTAAATACAGCAGAGGGAAAAATTACGATTGGAACAAAAGAAGAAAAAATGTTCGTCAGACTTTTTGATTTTTATGGAATTTACGGTGGGGAAGGTTATCCGAAATTGCCGACAGGAAATATCTCTTTCCTCGATGCGATTCCGCCTTTGGGAACTGCTTTGGCGTTTAATATTAACAATGATACTGCGACTTTAGGCCCAGAAAGTGAACCGAATCACCTGAACGGGACGTTTAAAAGAACTTTATATTTTTATTTTGGTCTGCCGGATTTGGGTGATGAAAATAAGCAGTTTACAATGCCGAAAGAAAATATTTTAACAGATTAA
- a CDS encoding rhamnogalacturonan acetylesterase, which produces MKNWISLLTVLFCATIFAQQTTFKFDFGGSRVENGFIPINSTSKFDRKIGYGFMDISGLKSVDNGGNALTGDFITSDKPFYFSVAIPEGNYDITLNLGDSKGTSETTVRVENRRLMLNDIKTKKGEIIEKQITVHVKDSIIRNQNGAQIGIVKLKPRERKYLHWDNLLTIEFNDKAPKVCSVIIQPNKIAKTIYLTGDSTVVDAQYEPWASWGQMLPYFFVPNEVVIANYAESGETLKAFEDRHRIDKIWNKIRKGDYLFIQFGHNDQKAGNSTKSGYRKRLKEWISKARELGAIPVLVTSMNRRVFDENNKIVNTLDDFPVAMREIAKEENVDLIDLNALSKTLFEAMGPEKAKKAFVHYPANAYPNQPAALADDTHFNTYGAYELAKCVVKSIVDQNLSLKKYISKNYKSFNPNQPDDIEKFHWPESVFMESLKPDGN; this is translated from the coding sequence ATGAAGAATTGGATTTCACTTTTAACCGTTCTTTTCTGCGCAACAATATTTGCACAGCAAACCACTTTCAAATTTGATTTTGGTGGAAGCAGGGTGGAAAATGGTTTCATTCCAATTAATTCGACTTCAAAATTTGACAGGAAAATCGGTTACGGATTTATGGATATTTCAGGTCTAAAATCTGTTGACAACGGCGGAAATGCTTTGACGGGAGATTTTATTACCAGCGATAAACCTTTTTATTTCTCGGTGGCGATTCCTGAAGGAAATTATGATATTACATTAAATCTTGGTGATTCAAAAGGAACATCCGAAACAACAGTACGCGTCGAAAACCGCCGTCTGATGCTGAATGACATCAAAACAAAGAAGGGAGAAATTATAGAAAAACAAATCACAGTTCACGTCAAAGACAGCATCATCCGAAATCAAAACGGAGCTCAGATTGGGATTGTAAAACTTAAGCCGAGAGAAAGAAAATATTTACATTGGGACAATTTGCTGACGATTGAATTTAATGATAAAGCTCCTAAAGTCTGTTCGGTAATCATTCAACCCAACAAAATCGCAAAAACTATTTATTTGACGGGAGATTCAACCGTTGTCGATGCACAGTACGAACCTTGGGCGTCGTGGGGACAGATGTTGCCGTATTTTTTTGTTCCGAACGAAGTCGTGATTGCCAATTATGCTGAAAGTGGAGAAACGTTGAAAGCCTTCGAAGACCGCCACCGAATCGATAAAATCTGGAACAAAATCAGGAAAGGCGATTATCTTTTCATTCAGTTTGGGCACAACGACCAAAAAGCAGGCAACAGCACAAAATCCGGTTACAGAAAACGGTTAAAAGAATGGATTTCGAAAGCCAGAGAATTGGGTGCAATTCCGGTTTTGGTTACCTCAATGAACCGCAGAGTTTTTGATGAAAATAATAAGATAGTCAACACTTTAGACGATTTTCCTGTAGCGATGAGAGAAATTGCAAAAGAAGAAAACGTTGATTTAATTGATTTAAATGCCTTAAGCAAAACCTTATTCGAAGCGATGGGACCGGAAAAAGCAAAGAAAGCATTTGTTCATTATCCTGCAAACGCTTATCCCAATCAACCGGCAGCTTTGGCTGATGATACACACTTCAACACTTATGGCGCTTATGAATTAGCGAAATGTGTTGTAAAATCTATCGTCGACCAAAATTTATCTTTAAAGAAATACATTTCAAAAAATTATAAAAGTT